The window AATCTCTGTTGCTGTTAAGGACTTGGGCGAGGAGATAGCTATATTTATAGACGGCAATAGAGGTGGAGACGCTGCTAGGGAGGTTCTCTCTAAAATCATAGAGTCTGTGGATCTAGTTATTGTAGAGGGCTATAGCGGAGTATATCTCGGCGATGAGATACATATAGATAGACCCTCGGACATACCTATTATAGCAAATGAGATCCTAAGCAGGGCCCTTAAATGCGTAGAAAGATAAGCCAATATAATGA is drawn from Sulfolobales archaeon and contains these coding sequences:
- a CDS encoding molybdopterin-guanine dinucleotide biosynthesis protein MobB — encoded protein: MSIGSTLDIKDLLRSKCVIHVIGSRDSGKTSAIVEALKHLSAMGYKVAVIKHTHHSVDTPFKDTWRYIHNGGALISVAVKDLGEEIAIFIDGNRGGDAAREVLSKIIESVDLVIVEGYSGVYLGDEIHIDRPSDIPIIANEILSRALKCVER